A genomic window from Daphnia carinata strain CSIRO-1 chromosome 9, CSIRO_AGI_Dcar_HiC_V3, whole genome shotgun sequence includes:
- the LOC130688594 gene encoding uncharacterized protein LOC130688594 — protein sequence MVTSIETNLWPLLVGLRIFGFHMGSSKKASDGSRYSICLTVVGSLMVLSTVVIHCTSFVCGVIRLKANGIGANGTNLTTANLLNIGIEHLNYTWVLIGVHVTFFFVSLTSNWTTLWDSLLLIERNLKLNSTFHRKCKKSVTIGFCFLLIDCLSHLLISIRSFYWDMGVLSPLAIVLSNVSRTTIISVFLLFCVLVRVIMLVFQTLNDQIAHLDETEQFPSLYLTSRVLNVRLEKWRRNHTLACELVEMVNQCFGFVMLVTVVNVFVSFITTTFEIVRSMQDDATIPVLFIVIFIKKSILLSIIIYEPYRLQAEAARTAVSLRKLLPSTADILTQIKLNTVVIEVTHAGPKITAMEFFDVNRRLLPTLIGSTLTYVAILCQASSNTHSSFK from the exons ATGGTAACGAGCATCGAAACAAACCTCTGGCCTTTACTCGTTGGTTTGAGAATTTTTGGCTTCCACATGGGATCGAGCAAGAAAGCGAGTGATGGATCACGTTATTCCATTTGCTTGACGGTCGTCGGTTCGCTGATGGTCTTGTCGACGGTCGTGATTCATTGCACTTCGTTCGTGTGTGGCGTGATCAGATTGAAAGCCAATGGAATCGGCGCCAACGGCACTAACCTGACGACGGCCAATCTTCTCAACATTGGCATCGAGCATCTCAATTACACATGGGTCCTCATCGGAGTTCACgtcactttcttcttcgtctcgCTGACGTCCAACTGGACAACGTTGTGGGATTCTCTGCTCTTGATAGAGaggaatttgaaattgaattccaCGTTCCACCGCAAGTGCAAGAAGAGCGTCACTATCGGATTCTGCTTTCTACTGATC GATTGCCTCAGTCACTTGCTCATTTCGATTCGATCGTTCTACTGGGACATGGGCGTTCTCAGCCCGTTGGCTATCGTCCTGTCCAACGTTTCACGGACGACTATCATCAGCGTGTTCCTGCTGTTCTGCGTCCTCGTGCGAGTCATCATGCTCGTCTTTCAAACGCTGAACGATCAAATTGCCCATCTAGACGAAACAGAGCAGTTCCCATCGTTGTACTTGACCAGCAGGGTCTTGAATGTTCGCTTGGAGAAATGGCGTCGGAATCACACGCTGGCCTGCGAATTGGTTGAAATGGTCAACCAGTGTTTTGGCTTCGTGATGCTCGTTACCGTtgtcaatgtttttgttagtttCATTACGACGACGTTTGAGATTGTGCGCTCCATGCAAGACGATGCAACGATACCTGTCCTCTTCATCGTCatctttattaaaaaatccattttgCTCTCCATCATTATTTACGAACCTTATCGTCTACAAGCCGAG GCTGCTCGGACCGCAGTCTCTCTTCGCAAACTTTTACCTTCCACTGCCGACATTTTGACCCAAATCAAG TTGAATACAGTGGTGATCGAGGTAACTCACGCCGGCCCTAAAATCACGGCCATGGAATTCTTTGACGTCAATCGCAGACTTTTGCCAACC TTGATTGGCAGCACGTTGACGTACGTGGCTATTCTCTGTCAAGCCTCGTCAAATACCCACTCATCGTTCAAGTAA
- the LOC132088302 gene encoding uncharacterized protein LOC132088302 — protein MVLNNGRWTLALVLVTMVSWLVIVVDVQRIQEDPNRLFLQARPPTIDRSRTGHRGQLNIPQSFAGLKVAPSIYRWMNGLYGGPAVTRIGITVAESPDPSLERRVPCCSGYLTATMDARNCTKMGGECCSREFTDYPGAGGMGLINPRKLKRSRQAYQGNCYQCFEFFTVCLVGN, from the exons atggtgctAAATAACGGG CGGTGGACATTGGCTTTGGTGCTCGTCACGATGGTGTCATGGCTGGTGATTGTGGTGGATGTCCAGCGCATCCAGGAGGATCCCAATCGTTTGTTCCTGCAAGCCAGGCCTCCAACTATCGATCGGAGTCGTACGGGCCATCGTGGTCAGCTAAACATCCCGCAATCGTTTGCCGGACTTAAAGTTGCCCCGTCCATTTATCGATGGATGAATGGCCTTTACGGCGGACcag CTGTGACGCGGATTGGGATAACGGTGGCCGAAAGCCCTGATCCTTCATTAGAGCGAAGAGTTCCATGCTGTTCCGGCTACTTGACGGCCACTATGGATGCCCGCAATTGCACGAAAATGGGCGGAGAATGTTGCTCAAGAGAGTTCACCGATTATCCAGGCGCTGGTGGCATGGGTTTAA TTAAtccgaggaagttgaagagaTCGAGACAAGCGTACCAGGGCAACTGCTATCAATGTTTCGAGTTCTTTACAGTATGTCTCGTTGGCAATTGA
- the LOC130688601 gene encoding uncharacterized protein LOC130688601, with protein MSNIEASLRPLTAGLKILGFHVGPNRKSSSNRYSICLLLTGCLMVLSTVGLHCTSFIGGVLRLKANEIGPNGTNLTTTKLLNVGIEHLNYTWVLIGVHVTFFVVSLTANWTHLWDTLVLIEESLNFNSSFYTKCRRSVIFGFILLFTDSISQFFISIKSFYWDMGVLRPAAIVLSNLSRTTIISVFLLFCVLARVITLIFQGLNEQIDHLDQPQKFSPLYSGSRILNVRLEKWRRNHTLACKLVDMVNQCFGLVMVITVINVFVSFITTTFEIVSSIQEDDTIPFVFVFIFVKKSILLTIIIYEPYCLQAEVSRTAVSLRKIHPLTADLLTQIKLNTVVVEVTHASPKITAMEFFDVNLRLLPTLIGSTLTYVAILHQVSSHSH; from the exons ATGTCGAACATCGAAGCCAGTCTGAGGCCTTTGACGGCCGGCTTGAAAATCTTGGGCTTCCACGTCGGTCCCAACAGAAAGTCCAGCTCGAATCGTTATTCCATTTGCTTGTTATTGACAGGCTGCCTGATGGTGTTGTCGACCGTCGGACTTCACTGCACCTCGTTCATCGGCGGAGTACTGCGATTGAAGGCCAACGAAATCGGACCCAACGGCACCAATTTGACCACGACCAAATTGCTAAACGTCGGCATCGAACATCTCAATTACACGTGGGTCCTCATCGGAGTCCACGTCACCTTCTTCGTCGTCAGCCTGACGGCCAATTGGACCCATCTGTGGGACACGTTGGTCCTGATCGAAGAGAGCCTTAATTTCAATTCCAGTTTTTACACCAAGTGTAGGAGGAGCGTCATATTCGGCTTCATTCTTTTGTTCACC GATTCCATCAGTCAGTTCTTCATCTCGATCAAGTCGTTTTATTGGGACATGGGCGTGTTGAGACCGGCCGCCATTGTCTTGTCCAATTTATCCCGCACGACCATCATCAGCGTCTTCCTGCTCTTCTGCGTCCTGGCCAGAGTAATCACGCTCATCTTTCAGGGCCTTAACGAGCAAATTGACCACCTGGACCAGCCCCAAAAGTTCTCGCCGTTGTATTCGGGCAGCAGGATCTTGAATGTCCGTCTAGAAAAATGGCGAAGAAACCACACGTTGGCCTGCAAACTGGTCGACATGGTCAATCAATGTTTCGGCCTGGTCATGGTCATCACCGTCATCAATGTTTTCGTGAGTTTCATCACGACGACGTTCGAAATCGTCAGCTCCATCCAAGAAGACGATACGATCCCCTTTGttttcgtcttcatcttcgttAAGAAATCGATCCTGCTGACCATCATCATTTACGAACCTTATTGTTTACAAGCAGAG GTGAGTCGGACTGCGGTCTCTCTCCGCAAGATCCATCCGTTGACGGCCGACCTCCTCACTCAGATTAAA TTGAACACCGTCGTAGTAGAAGTCACTCACGCCAGCCCCAAAATCACGGCCATGGAATTCTTTGATGTCAATCTCCGACTTTTACCGACG TTGATTGGAAGCACGTTGACGTACGTGGCTATTCTTCATCAAGTGTCTTCGCACTCGCAttga
- the LOC130688592 gene encoding uncharacterized protein LOC130688592, which yields MSLLERVERWRLQLIVILFIISSTCAEEYRIVTTWDNRTIDHQDRPVVIRLERHDMSAFKISVDAPFFNDPPNPNGTVGEPFFTLWDYEVVEVFFLNDKNQYVEIELCPWGQHIVLLLNGQRNTIRHSLFIEFTATRNSTHWQGVAFIPVEFLPPNVTEMNAYAIHGSGANRVYESLYPVAFNSTAGADFHNLAAFKPFDVGIIVEDAVVKYSETWVDSFTGMRRLGIKHTWNGTLLNSNDAVELELETKSGRGLIVRIEAPRYGDALPPGPSGWPFDGLSSFEVVHLLLLGEGDATALELQFGPTGHYAVVFWTNRTKLGDLGREMTYVTNDFNSERWKGEAFIPLAYLPPRVYKCNAHSAHGPQGNQRQINSLYPSKSNELRPDFQNYGDYKAIDMTMIYPGNDDVTCSDVWADNVNCRPEPPLPSAAGHAPIGHYVLLLITAFVSTFKTVA from the exons AT GTCACTCCTTGAACGTGTTGAACGTTGGCGATTGCAGCTGATCGTGATCCTCTTCATCATCTCCTCGACATG TGCCGAAGAGTATCGGATCGTCACGACGTGGGACAACAGGACAATCGATCATCAGGATCGACCTGTTGTCATCCGGCTGGAACGTCATGACATGTCGGCCTTTAAAATTTCCGTCGATGCCCCGTTTTTCAACGATCCACCTAATCCTAATGGCACAGTAGGCGAGCCATTTTTCACATTGTGGGATTACGAAG TGGTGGAGGTGTTTTTCCTTAACGACAAGAATCAGTACGTTGAAATCGAATTATGCCC GTGGGGACAGCATATCGTGTTATTGTTGAACGGGCAGCGTAATACGATACGACACAGTTTGTTTATCGAGTTTACGGCCACTCGCAACAGTACGCATTGGCAAGGTGTGGCCTTTATTCCCGTTGAGTTCCTGCCGCCGAACGTGACAGAGATGAACGCCTATGCCATTCACGGCTCTGGTGCAAACCGCGTTTACGAGTCGCTTTATCCAGTTGCGTTCAACTCGACGGCCGGGGCAGATTT TCATAATCTTGCTGCTTTTAAACCGTTCGATGTGGGCATTATCGTCGAGGATGCAGTCGTTAAATATTCTGAGACTTGGGTTGATTCATTCACAGG GATGCGGAGATTGGGAATCAAACACACCTGGAACGGGACGTTGCTTAATTCGAATGACGCTGTTGAACTGGAGCTTGAAACTAAGTCTGGTCGTGGGTTGATTGTGAGAATTGAAGCTCCTCGTTACGGCGATGCTCTGCCTCCAGGTCCGAGTGGTTGGCCGTTTGATGGTCTTTCGTCTTTCGAAGTTGTCCATCTCCTTTTGCTGGGCGAAGGTGATGCAACGGCTCTTGAACTTCAATTTGGACC GACGGGCCATTATGCTGTGGTCTTTTGGACGAACCGTACAAAGTTGGGCGATTTAGGACGAGAAATGACGTATGTAACGAACGATTTCAATTCCGAACGTTGGAAAGGGGAAGCTTTCATCCCTCTCGCTTATCTTCCTCCACGG gtttATAAATGCAACGCCCATTCGGCTCACGGTCCGCAAGGCAATCAACGTCAAATTAACAGTTTATACCCGTCCAAGTCGAACGAACTCCGTCCAGATTT cCAAAATTATGGTGATTATAAAGCCATTGATATGACGATGATTTACCCGGGCAACGACGACGTTACTTGCTCTGATGTCTGGGCGGACAACGTCAACTGCCGGCCAGAGCCGCCGCTCCCTTCCGCTGCCGGTCACGCACCCATTGGCCATTACGTACTTCTCTTGATTACAGCGTTTGTTTCAACGTTTAAAACGGTCgcttaa
- the LOC130688593 gene encoding uncharacterized protein LOC130688593 has protein sequence MLKVEKSLWPLTVWMRIFGFHMGPRKKRANASRYSRCLLAAGSLMVLSTIGLHFTSFVLEILRLRVNGIGPNGTNVTTANLLNTGIEHLNNTWLFIGVHVSFFFVSLTANWKTLWNSLLMMEKNLKFNSDFHRKCRKSVSVGFALLLIDCISHLLVSIRSFYWDMGKLRPLAIILSNISRMTIASVFLLFCVLARVITLVFRGLNEQITHLTEAETLLPFFLSSRVLNVRLEKWRRNHTLACELVDMVNKCFGLVMLVTIVNVFVSFVTTSFEIVSSVGNNETLPFLLIFIFIKKSILLAITFHESFRLQSEAGKTAAFLRKLHPFTADLLTQIKVNTVVMEVTHASPKITAMEFFDVNIRLLPTLIGSTLTYVAILHQVAAHSK, from the exons ATGCTGAAAGTTGAGAAAAGTCTTTGGCCTCTGACTGTCTGGATGAGAATCTTTGGATTTCACATGGGTCCCAGAAAGAAACGGGCAAATGCTAGTCGCTACTCACGTTGTTTATTAGCAGCTGGTTCTCTCATGGTCTTGTCTACGATCGGACTTCATTTCACGTCGTTTGTTCTCGAAATCTTGAGATTGAGGGTCAATGGAATCGGACCGAACGGCACCAACGTGACCACTGCCAATCTACTCAACACCGGCATCGAGCATTTGAACAACACCTGGCTGTTCATCGGAGTCcacgtttctttcttcttcgtttcacTCACCGCCAACTGGAAGACGTTGTGGAACTCTTTGCTCATGATGGAAAAGAATCTCAAATTCAATTCAGATTTCCATCGCAAATGCAGGAAGAGTGTCTCCGTTGGATTCGCCCTTCTTTTAATC GATTGCATCAGCCATTTACTGGTGTCCATCCGATCGTTTTACTGGGACATGGGCAAACTGAGACCGTTGGCCATTATCTTGTCCAACATTTCCAGGATGACCATCGCCAGCGTGTTCTTGCTCTTCTGCGTCCTGGCCAGGGTCATCACGCTCGTCTTCCGGGGACTTAACGAGCAAATAACTCATTTAACCGAAGCCGAAACATTGTTGCCCTTCTTCTTGTCTAGCAGGGTTTTGAATGTTCGTTTAGAGAAATGGCGGAGGAACCACACGTTGGCGTGTGAATTGGTCGACATGGTCAACAAGTGTTTCGGTCTGGTCATGCTCGTCACGATAGTCAACGTTTTCGTGAGCTTCGTGACCACGTCGTTCGAAATCGTCAGTTCGGTGGGCAATAACGAAACGTTACCTTTTctattgattttcatttttatcaaGAAATCAATTCTGCTCGCCATCACGTTCCACGAATCGTTCCGTTTGCAATCAGAG GCTGGCAAAACTGCTGCCTTCCTTCGGAAGCTCCATCCTTTTACAGCTGATCTTTTGACTCAAATCAAA GTGAATACGGTGGTGATGGAGGTAACTCACGCCAGCCCTAAAATTACGGCCATGGAATTCTTCGACGTCAACATTAGACTTTTACCGACG TTGATTGGAAGCACGTTGACGTACGTCGCGATCCTACACCAAGTTGCAGCGCATTCGAAGTGA